One stretch of Candidatus Falkowbacteria bacterium DNA includes these proteins:
- a CDS encoding DUF1449 family protein codes for MNFSRLLPFLPVAALTLPDFIAWYGAGYLATFILGLMFLVLAVMGVGEHDAAAEHDLDHDIDHDIDVEHDVETDHDVGHESEHDHEVEQAHGLMHSILNLLGIGRCPLSIIMMTFLFLFTGIGIGSLLILKPITFTSVIFGTVSYSVAFLGALFLTGSIARLIGRYLPTKETYVKGTASLHGKIGKANYDFSDNTGFFQVVDDNHTMLEKKGINIDPDNPIKARDSVLIVTYNKEKGCFLVKKAPPELVKS; via the coding sequence ATGAATTTTTCTAGGCTTCTACCATTTTTACCGGTAGCTGCCCTTACTCTCCCTGACTTCATTGCCTGGTACGGTGCAGGATATTTAGCCACGTTCATTCTTGGCTTGATGTTCCTAGTCCTGGCGGTAATGGGTGTCGGAGAGCATGACGCAGCAGCTGAACATGACCTTGATCACGATATTGATCATGACATTGACGTGGAACACGACGTTGAAACTGATCATGACGTTGGTCACGAAAGTGAACATGACCACGAAGTCGAACAGGCTCACGGACTAATGCACTCAATTCTCAATCTTTTGGGAATTGGTCGTTGTCCACTGTCCATCATTATGATGACGTTCCTTTTCCTTTTTACAGGGATTGGAATTGGTAGTCTATTGATTCTCAAGCCGATCACTTTCACGTCTGTCATTTTTGGAACAGTTTCCTATTCAGTAGCCTTCCTAGGTGCATTATTCTTGACTGGTTCAATTGCTCGATTAATCGGACGATATTTGCCAACCAAGGAAACCTATGTAAAAGGCACTGCCTCATTACACGGAAAAATCGGTAAAGCAAACTATGATTTTAGCGACAACACTGGATTTTTCCAAGTCGTTGACGACAATCATACCATGCTGGAAAAAAAGGGTATTAACATTGACCCTGATAATCCAATCAAAGCTCGAGATTCTGTTCTGATTGTTACCTACAATAAAGAAAAGGGCTGTTTCTTGGTAAAGAAAGCACCCCCAGAACTAGTAAAATCATAA